Below is a genomic region from Penaeus monodon isolate SGIC_2016 chromosome 33, NSTDA_Pmon_1, whole genome shotgun sequence.
GCTTTGGCTTTCTGTAATataattagttttctttttttcacagcaCATGTGTGAGTTGATAATGGAGGGTGCAGGACTGTTTCAGCATTCTAGTGGAGTTCCTGTGTCAGCCCTTCATGTCACAACTGATCTATCCCTGCACCAACGTCAGCCTCTTCCTCCATCTGGCATACATGATTTGTATAACACATCTGTACTGCCATCATCTGTCTCTGACACAAGAAGCTGGAGATTACAGGAAATTCTTTCTAGTTACTGGAAAAGAAATAGTAAGTAAGATTTTGCGTACTTTAATGTTTATTGTCAGATAATTAATTGTAAATGTGAGGCACTTTGGTGGGATCATANNNNNNNNNNNNNNNNNNNNNNNNNNNNNNNNNNNNNNNNNNNNNNNNNNNNNNNNNNNNNNNNNNNNNNNNNNNNNNNNNNNNNNNNNNNNNNNNNNNNNNNNNNNNNNNNNNNNNNNNNNNNNNNNNNNNNNNNNNNNNNNNNNNNNNNNNNNNNNNNNNNNNNNNNNNNNNNNNNNNNNNNNNNNNNNNNNNNNNNNNNNNNNNNNNNNNNNNNNNNNNNNNNNNNNNNNNNNNNNNNNNNNNNNNNNNNNNNNNNNNNNNNNNNNNNNNNNNNNNNNNNNNNNNNNNNNNNNNNNNNNNNNNNNNNNNNNNNNNNNNNNNNNNNNNNNNNNNNNNNNNNNNNNNNNNNNNNNNNNNNNNNNNNNNNNNNNNNNNNNNNNNGAAATTTTGcatcattcattcatatttatgctttacttattaatttactGTTACCTAATTTATTAAGTGAAAATTAATCATGGGTTCCTAGTTTTAACTTTCTTGTAAAAGAGTAGAAAAGTATTGGTGATATGGTGATATATTGTGTTGCAAAAGATGTGTAATAATGGAATATATGCTGTAAGTTTTGTACTTCAATTTCTGACACTAATAAATATTTCCAGTTACCACCAAATTTACGAACACATACACCAGCTGGCAGACAGGACAGAGTGATTCATTTACCATAAATCTGGTTGTCAAATACCCCGAACAAACTGTTTTGTATATTCCGGGGTTTTGGTATGTGCTTAAATGGGCATGGATACAATATTTTGCTGTGTTAGTGATCTTGGCATATGTTATCAGTCTAATTAAGGACTGGGTTTACCAGAACCAGGTTGTGTCAACATGGGTTCAATTCCcttcaaagaaagaaaagtaaagaattcTGCATAAAAATTCTTAGTAAACTGAAATTTCTGTTGTGTACAATTACAATGCATTTATCTAGTCATAATCAGTGATTAAGGTTTTAGAGAGTCAGGTGTTGATATTCTTCCAAAGAAGTCATTTTGCCTATGTCCAGTATGTGTTAATTTTTTGCTTATAATCTTATATGGTAATACAGAgttcatgttttttattaatagaacTGTACTGTGCCTACCGTCCAAAGTGTATATCATTGATTTGTAAAAGCTATACtttaaaatttacttattattttgtaAGAAAATCAGATTGATTATAGCATGACTGGAATGTGGACATCTGTTGCCATCATTGTTCTATGAATGTCTTTCACATGTGTAATCAGGTGTATGTAGTAGTAGTCTCCCGACTTTGACATATCAATAAAACAAGTCGGTTATGGATACACTATCTTTTGAATGGCAGTACCATATCCCTGCTTAAGGCTTTGCCAATACAGCCAAAACAGGTGTGTCCTCTAAGTTTTATTTTAAACCATATCTCTTAATATCTCTTAGAGAATTTAATGACATCTCATTAATATCCACAGTACCCATCATTTGATGGGTACTGGATGTGTGAATGGCTTTtaactacatgaaaactacatgaaCTTCTTTCAGAGTACTTACCAAAGGCAACTCTAGAACCCATTACTATCAGTGGCACAATACAGCTCCAGAGGAACCAGGGAAATCATGGTTCAATAGCTATTGTAAACTTTAATCATTACAAATTAATCACTAAGTCAGTGGTGAGGTGCTTGGATGGAAAAATGAGGAAAGTagcaaatattgatatcatttcaAATTTCTGTCTATCATTGTATGTAGTAGTTTCAGAAGAGTTCAAGATCAATGTCATGGTACTatgttaatatgtttttttaatacaattcagCATgtgccatttttaaaatttaaatcctaTATTATATGGTATCAGTGCCTCAgactataaacataaaatatcttcaaaaattaCTTTATACTTTAAATGGTTGTGAAGGATTTGAATGAAGGCATAGATTTAACAGTAGAGTATCCATTTTCTTGTAAACAAATATTTTGTATGATTGgactacaaaaataaatatttttgttattttatttacatcattCTGTATGATTGGACtgcaaagaaatatatttttgtaagtttattgtattgatgttttttttcttttcctttgtattgatgtatttgttttcttttcatttgcattaatgccattttttcttcaaataggaatatttttatttacacatgGCAAATATAGAGATACTGGAAAAAAAGCATTAAATTAAATTAGACTTTCCTTGAGAATCACTGAGTAGGTTCTCCAAGCCCActcaataatagataaatatttttctaGACAGTGAAAAGATACAATGAGGTCTGATAGGTTGAAGTTGCATAAGTGTATCTAGTTGACTTGTACTGTATCTTGCCAGTAttgcatttaaataaaaaaataatttttgtgtatatttattttattaaatattttaaatcaaGTTGTGTTTTGAGACTATGAcctgagaataaaaaagaaaaactaaacagTATTCAAATCTGCTGAAACCATCACTCTAGCAGCAcatgaaagtaataattattacat
It encodes:
- the LOC119594005 gene encoding transmembrane protein 231-like; this encodes MVLYDVYKRPLVVVHKTSVCSKATLFLILCILLTVISPFLIVYRSQGLWIKHAEYREQADVHFKHQILIVSDTASGPLVWSTQPSFNNLMRKYLRIPLVKSYEEDENHDGVNDRLVFSLNIPLLSSELVYGTTLLLTFDYRLHHMCELIMEGAGLFQHSSGVPVSALHVTTDLSLHQRQPLPPSGIHDLYNTSVLPSSVSDTRSWRLQEILSSYWKRNITTKFTNTYTSWQTGQSDSFTINLVVKYPEQTVLYIPGFWYVLKWAWIQYFAVLVILAYVISLIKDWVYQNQVVSTWVQFPSKKEK